The DNA segment TCCGCAGGAATTCACTCTCTTGTTCGATCGCTTCCTGTCGCAGGATCGCGATGAGCCGCCGGATATCGATATCGATTTCGAGCATGCCCGCCGTGAAGAGGTGATCCAGTATATCTACCGCGAATATGGCAAGGAGCATGCCGGCCTTGCCGCTGCTGTGATCAGCTACCGCGCCCGCTCGGCCGGGCGTGAGGTGGCCAAGGTCTTCGGTCTTTCCGAGGATGTGCAATCAGCACTTTCCAGCTCGATCTGGGGCTGGTGGACCACCTCTTTTTCGCAGGAACAGGCAAAGGCCGCCGGTCTCGATATGGCGGATCCGACCACGTTGCGCGTGTTGAATTATGCTGGACTGCTGATGGAATATCCGCGTCATCTCTCGCAGCATGTCGGCGGCTTCGTCATCACCAAGGACCGCCTCGATGAGGTCGTGCCGATCATGAACACGGCCATGCCCGATCGTTACATGGTGGAATGGGACAAGGACGACCTCGACAACCTGAAAATTCTGAAGATCGACGTGCTGGCCCTCGGAATGCTCACCTGTCTCGCCAAGGCCTTCAAGCTGTTGGAAAATCATTACAATGAACCCAAAAGACTGTCGCAGATCTATGAAACTAAAGAGGACGAAGTTTACGACATGATCTGCCGCGCCGATACGATCGGCGTTTTCCAGATCGAGAGCCGGGCGCAGATGAGCATGCTGCCGCGCCTGCAGCCACGGGAGTTCTACGATCTCGTCATTGAAGTCGCGATTGTCCGGCCGGGCCCCATCCAGGGAAACATGGTGCACCCCTATCTGAAACGCAGGGAGGATCGGCGGCACGGCCGGCCGGTCGACTATCCCAGCGAAGAATTAAAAGAGGTTCTGGGGCGAACATTGGGTGTGCCGCTGTTTCAAGAGCAGGCGATGCAGATTGCCATTACGGCCGCCGGGTTTTCACCAACGGAAGCCGATAAATTGCGCCGGGCGATGGCAACTTTCAGGCGGACCGGACAGGTGTCCCACTTCAAGCATCGCATGATCGAAGGTATGGTCAATAATCCCCGGCACAAATATGAGCGCGAATTCGCCGAACGGTGTTTCAGCCAGATTGAAGGGTTCGGGGAATATGGTTTTCCGGAAAGCCATGCGGCTTCCTTTGCCTTGCTGGTCTATGCGTCATGCTGGTTCAAGACCTATTATCCCGACATTTTCTGCGCCGCCCTGCTCAATTCCCAGCCCATGGGTTTTTATCCACCGGCCCAGCTGGTGCGGGATGCGCGCGAGCATGGGGTCAAGGTGCTTCCGGTCGATATCAATATATCCAGCTGGGATGCCGCTCTTGAGGGGGATGCGATGTTTGATCCGCGTGATATCGAGCCGCGGCACAGGGAGATGTGGGGTGTCATCAAGACGCGCAAAGCAATCCGGCTCGGGTTTTCCCTCGTCAAGGGCCTGCGCCAGCAGGATATGGAAGAGAAACTCGTTGCCCATCGCGGTGCCGGTTATTCCTCGGTGCGGGATCTGTGGCTGCGGTCCGGCCTCACACGCGCGGCCATCGAGCGTCTTGCGGATGCGGACGCCTTCCGATCGATCGGGCTTGACCGGCGCGCGGCGCTCTGGGCGGTCAAATCGCTCGACGAAAAGTCCGCAGCCGAAAGATTGCCGCTGTTCGAACAGGCGGGTCATGACGAGCTTCAGCAGGAACCTGAGGTCCTCCTGCCGCAGATGCAGCAGGGCGAGCATGTGATCAATGACTACCGCTATCTCAGCCTGTCACTGAAAGCGCACCCGGTTTCCTTTCTGCGGGAGGATTTTTCAAGCCAGGGTATCGTCACCAATCGCAGCCTGGATGCGGTTCGAAACGGCGGCATGGTGACGATCGCGGGTCTCGTGCTGGTGCGCCAGCGGCCGGGAACGGCAAAAGGGGTGATCTTCATGACGCTCGAAGACGAAACCGGCGTTGCCAATGCCATCATCTGGAAAAATGTGTTCGAGACCTATCGTCCGGTCGTCATGGGCGCGCGCCTGGTCAAGATCAGAGGACGCCTGCAAAGTGCCAGCGGCGTCATCCATGTCGTGGCAAGCCATCTGGAAGACATGACGCCGGCGCTCGGCATTCTCCAGAAAGAGGCGAAAGGTTTTGGCGCCAATGCCAGATCCGATGAAGTGCTAAGGCCGACCGGCGATCACCGGCAAAAACACCGGTCTCGAAAAGACGCTTTACCTCATGACGAGCCAGGGAATCGCCAGGACCTCATCGAAACTGTGAACGTCATGCCGAAGGGGAGAAACTTCCATTGACGATGCAGATTTCCGGGACGCCAGGAAAAAACCGGACACCTGTAACAAAAATTGTTTGCATTTTTGCCACTCAAGAAAACTTGAATTCTGTGGAAAATCCGGCAGAGCCTTGCATTCGATCTAATTAAGTTAATGAAAACACGATGTTTTTTATCAAGTTTAGAATTGCTCTAATTTCGAGCCATGACGTCGCGGCTATATTCCGGTGCCCTTTTTTGTTGACAGTAAATATCCGCTTTTGCTTTATGAATAGAATTCAGTGCGTTGCGTATCACGGGCAGACGAAATGCTGGTTTGTAGCTGCAATTTTATCACCGATAAGGACATTGAGAACACGATCATCGAGATGCTCGATGAGGACTGTTGGCAGCTCATCGTGCCTGCAAAAGTCTATCATGCGATGGAAAAGCGCGGCCGTTGCTGTGGCTGTTTTCCCAATGTCGTGGACATCATCATCCGCACCACCGAGCAATATCATGCTTGCCGCCCCTCGACGGGCGAGCAGATATTTGATTTCATGACCCGCCTCAAACAATTCCATGAAGAAAACAGGAGAGCGGATCTTGAAAGGCGACAAAAAAGTCATCGAGCAGCTTAACGAAGCGCTGTATCTCGAGCTCGGTGCCGTCAACCAGTATTGGGTCCATTATCGTCTTCTCGACGATTGGGGCTATACGCTTCTTGCCAAGAAGGAGCGGGCCGAATCCATCGAGGAAATGCATCATGCCGACAAGCTGGTGTCGCGCA comes from the Pararhizobium qamdonense genome and includes:
- a CDS encoding error-prone DNA polymerase, which gives rise to MSAAPVFYELGARTNYSFLEGSAPAEIMVVTAQKIGLAGLGIADRNTVAGVVRAHAKAKLENYAFQPGARLVFADDTPDILAYPRNRRGWAHLCRMLSAGNLRSKKGTCTLFLSDLLEWQDELQLIVLEGAGRPDAQALSSLLSKLGEYAGHRLHLGMTPHYDGFDRHDFACLAAIALKTGTRLIATNDALYHAPEHRPVADVVTAIREHVTIAQAGLRLQANAERHLKNQAEMTRIFKDYPGAIANTAKFFRRLSFNLDELKHNYPTESADGETPAERLQRFVREGAMVRYPGGVSEKVERQLAYELKLIQAKEYEPYFLTVHKLVNFARSKGILCQGRGSAANSSVCFCLGVTEVDPQEFTLLFDRFLSQDRDEPPDIDIDFEHARREEVIQYIYREYGKEHAGLAAAVISYRARSAGREVAKVFGLSEDVQSALSSSIWGWWTTSFSQEQAKAAGLDMADPTTLRVLNYAGLLMEYPRHLSQHVGGFVITKDRLDEVVPIMNTAMPDRYMVEWDKDDLDNLKILKIDVLALGMLTCLAKAFKLLENHYNEPKRLSQIYETKEDEVYDMICRADTIGVFQIESRAQMSMLPRLQPREFYDLVIEVAIVRPGPIQGNMVHPYLKRREDRRHGRPVDYPSEELKEVLGRTLGVPLFQEQAMQIAITAAGFSPTEADKLRRAMATFRRTGQVSHFKHRMIEGMVNNPRHKYEREFAERCFSQIEGFGEYGFPESHAASFALLVYASCWFKTYYPDIFCAALLNSQPMGFYPPAQLVRDAREHGVKVLPVDINISSWDAALEGDAMFDPRDIEPRHREMWGVIKTRKAIRLGFSLVKGLRQQDMEEKLVAHRGAGYSSVRDLWLRSGLTRAAIERLADADAFRSIGLDRRAALWAVKSLDEKSAAERLPLFEQAGHDELQQEPEVLLPQMQQGEHVINDYRYLSLSLKAHPVSFLREDFSSQGIVTNRSLDAVRNGGMVTIAGLVLVRQRPGTAKGVIFMTLEDETGVANAIIWKNVFETYRPVVMGARLVKIRGRLQSASGVIHVVASHLEDMTPALGILQKEAKGFGANARSDEVLRPTGDHRQKHRSRKDALPHDEPGNRQDLIETVNVMPKGRNFH
- a CDS encoding (2Fe-2S)-binding protein; this translates as MLVCSCNFITDKDIENTIIEMLDEDCWQLIVPAKVYHAMEKRGRCCGCFPNVVDIIIRTTEQYHACRPSTGEQIFDFMTRLKQFHEENRRADLERRQKSHRAA